Genomic segment of Malus domestica chromosome 15, GDT2T_hap1:
GTTCCCTCAACCTTCAAACTACTTTTAAATGCAAGATTATAAACATGATTTTGCTCCATAAAGGTAAAAAATATAGTCCCAGAAACCTCAATGTTTCTTCAATGCTAAGTACCAGTTAgtccaaaaaataaatagatgAGATTGACCATCGGCTAAGCATTAGTCGGCTAACCACCACCCTGATTAATTTGTAgacatttaaaaattaagaaatgacttTAGACCTACCTAGAGGCTCGCCTAGCCCACTAGACTCGTCTAGGCACCGGCCTTGGTCGCAACTCTCACTTAAATAGAAAGTAGATAACattcattttacattttattttttcattaaatagtAAGAGATTGAATACTttgatgaacactcattatcaTTATATGTGTTCCAATACTTTCTAATTTATAgtcattctattttgcaatatatgtatcacaatacaattatgtattcTTTTTATGTATAAATAAACATTTATCTTTATGTTACATAATAAATtcaattaaaacttaaaaagggGCCTAGGCCCCCACTTGGCTCCATCTAGACGCCTAGCGCTAGTCCCTTGCCCGACTAACGCCTTTTAAAACTTTGAATGTAACCATTGTGATCTAACAGCTAAAACACATGTAGCACTAATGCAACCAAGCATTGAAGTCGGACTCCACTTTTTGAGCGTGAAAACCTAATGGTATTCAAGTGACAAACAatgaaaatcaaaattaaaactaGCTTATAAAACCCCATAAGATCTTTTAAACCGCCAAGATTATCTTGATTAGAAACAGAATTTATAGTTTTTGGCATGTAGTTCCAAATACAAGGGACATGAAGGGTCAAAACAATTGGTAAAAGCAACCATTAGGAATACAGTTTGTTTATAGGGCAGAGGTCCCAAAAATAATCCTCCTACAAACTCAACTCAATAAAAATCTCCTATCAAAGAGGGGATGGAACCTCCTGTGGCATAATAGAACTCCATTCTGCTGTATGTAACTCTGCATTGCCCATTTGCCAAAAATGTCGAATCGCAGTCCGGCGTTGAGCTTGTACTCGCTCAaagttgtttcttcttctcgaGACTAGAAGCAGCAATCCGTTGTCGCTTCTTCCAGGCTGGAATCTTGCCCGGGAATGCCCACCGCAAAAATTTCTCCCACGAGTAGCAGGTCACAAACATGAGAAGAGCCCATAACAGTAATTTGTTTCTCAATCCCACTGGCAAGGGCACCAGCCTAAGCCAGTCATTCAAGTCCCTGAATACATCAGATGTGATAACTGTGAAGAAACCAGCCGCAGCCACGATGGCATACAAGAATGGCTTGTTTTCTGTGATGCTCTGATTGAACGGATGCCCCATGTAGTTCACAGCAAAGGTGGCCACCTGTAGCATCATGCTCACCATGTACGAGACTGTATttacaaggttgggatgaaaatCAGAGTCTGGTTCAATGCACTCGTCTGGCATGTGTCTCTCAGCCTCGTTCACAGAAGATATCAAGAAAAATAAGTGGATAGCAAACTGTCCCAACAGAGAAAGAAAGACATAGGAGCAGAAGACATTCGGATGAGGCCGTTCAGCTGAAAGGGTTGGAAGAGGGCGTGCATGTGAGATGAATAGGAAAAAGGCAGCCGTAAACACACCGCTGATAGTAGCCTGCACATCACCCAGCTTGACACCATCCAAGTACATAACACTAAGCACATAAGCTGTCGCGAGGCAGTTGAGGCCTAGTATTTTAAACATCTGGAGAGTAGTCACCAGAGTACTGCGACCTTGACGAATTATGTCAGTGGTCGGAGCAACCGATGCATGCTTCGCTGTGAATGGTGATGCCATGGAAGCGTCTCCAAGCTTTACAATTGGAGCTGAGCGACCATCCCCCTCCTCATTCATCTCATCCATTAGTCTCTTTTGCAATGAAGCTAGCTTCTGTCGTTTCAACTCGGCAGCCGACAGATTCCGGTTACCAGCTGGGTTGCTAGTGGGATCCAATTTTGCGGTGGCTTTTCCCTTTGAAGAGACTTCtctatttacactagtagatttACCTGCAACATCCAATGCAGACTTGGACTTCTTTGGCTCTTTAGACGTTTCACTGGGCGGCTTTCCACTCTGAGTTGGAGGCACCGCATTCAATAGAGCAACTCCCACATGGGACTGAGAGGAGAGAAACATACCACACTTTATTAGTTCACAGCTTAATTATGAAAAAGCAGCACACATGATTCGAGCTATAATTTGACTTTCTTACATTaaatccttaaaaaaaattaagaaaacacaAAACAGTACTAATAAATATCTGAAAAGCTATTAAGGGAACAAGTGAGACAATTAATCTTTGATTCTGTAGaagcccatgtgtgtgtgtgtgtgtctgtgtgtgtcaATGTGTGTAAGCGAGTACACTATGGGGAGTGAAACATATTGCTACACCTAGAACTTTACTTATTCTTTTGTAGCATGAAACCATGATAACTAACTTCAAAGTTAGAATGGCAACCCCCCACAGTTCTGGAATGAATACAAAGGAAACACCCTGAAGGCTTGTCTGGTGCCCAGAATTTAACTGGATTGTTGTCAAGGGAACGGATTAGATTGGATTGCACTAGATTGGATAGGAtaactttaatttttattttaaggatatgataattttttataacaTGCGATGTTTTAGTAATTGTTCTTTCTAAGAATAGGATAGTTTTAGTAGCACCTATGTTCATGGACCCAGGTCCCTGGTCTTGGGTTCATGGTCACGAGGTCAGAGTGGTAGGAATAATTATCATACAAGAACGAAACTGATGGGATTGGCTTTTATCCAATCCCTATTATTTTTTAGTACCAAACATAGGATTGAAATAAACTAATCCAATTCTACTATCGTTAATTGCCATTACGTCAATAACTGACTTTTAATACTTACACTAAGgatttattatttcaaataAGCCAGTTGCCTTGCCAAGAAAAAATAACTCAACTAGTAGTTGAATATTCACAAAACAAATTACCTGCTTCAACGCTCCAACGTCATTGGTTCCATCCCCACACATCAATGTTATCCTCCCCACTGTTTTGAAAGTAGTCAAAATCAGCTCCTTCTGCTCAGGAGCAACTCTCGCATAAACCTAATAAGATGACTCCAGTCAGCAACGTTAAGATAAAGCCACTAATCAAAAACAAGTTTCACAATTAATACTTAATTGGTTATTAATAAGCACCTTGACATATGGAATGACCCGTATAACAGCAGAGGTTTGTAGCAACATTTCAAAGCAGTCACCACCAATACAGAGATCATGAGTCTCAGACAAAGCTTCCACCTCGTTTTCACTGAAATCAGTTTCATCAATTCCATTCAGAACAAAGGATAAAGAAATAAGGAGGTGAATCAGCAAAAAGAGTGCAGAAGGGAAACAAATTCACAAgaacataaataaaaaccaaaaaacgaTAGGAACTCCCAATTATTGAACCACTTTAGTAGGTTTTACAGCCAAGCAAAACATCAAGAGTACCAAACCAAATTGAAAACAGTCAATCCATTAAATAAGAAAAGCTTTACTTGTAAGGAATCATCTGAGTCTCATCAGGAGATATCCACTCATATCCTTCACCGTCCCTCTTTGGACCAAGAATTAATGCTGATTTTGATATAATATGAACTTGGCTAGCAACATGGCAAGCTGTCAGAGCCTGATCACCAGTAATCATCACCTAACAAAAGAAACACTTTggataaatatatatacttaaattttataTCTGCCTACGCAGCGGCTTtgttaaaaacaaaatgaatgaGAATGATTGTACCATACAaaggaaaacaagaaaaacaggGGAAAGGGAACACCAAACCAAAGAGCTGTgagcaaacaaaaaataaactacaCTAAATCTGTAAACAATCAGGACAACCCAAAAGAAAGCAGTAGGTAGAATATCCTGACAAAGACATGCAAGAACAACCCAAAAGAAAGCAGTAGGTAGAATATCCTGACAAAGACATGCAAGAATGGTTCTGTGTAAAATGGTCATAATGGCCCTCGTACAGCAAAACCATTGTTTGAGCTTATCAAATGAAAGAAGATATGCGAGAGTGTTCAACAGTAAAACATGATTTCAACTAATCAaatgaaagtatttaaaattACACCAAACTCCAATCTAGATGTCCATAGTGCTGATACAGAGATaaaaaaacaatcaacaccCCAAAAGCAAGCAGTTGGTCGAATATCCTTATGAAGATATGCAAGAGTGGTTTTCTGTAAAAGGGTCATAATGGCCCTCTAATATAGTAAAACGTGGTTTGAATTTATCAAAAAAGGGAGCATTTAAGAATAGCTACACAACTATAATTTAGAAGTCCATAGTGCTGATAATTCTACAGCTATCACCATATAAAGGCTCTTCTGCAATATTTCTTCATAGGAATAGTTCCTGGAAATGCAACATGACCATGATAGTCTTACAAACTTGCTTCTAAATGTTTATGGCCAaaaataactataaaaaatgaaaatgatttctTCACCTCAATAAAAGGCTAACATAGTTTCTTTTTCTCTGGAATATACTTCTTAAGTGATGGTAGTTAAGGGTAAGATACAAGATAGCATTCCCTTATACAAAATTACAGATAGACCGTCAGGGAAACCACATACCAAGTCATGTGAGGATCGTTTAAGCTCAGACAAAATAGTGGCTGAATCTGATCTAATAGGACAGTTAAAAACCTGAAATTCAAACGACAAGAATTTAGTGACGTGAAGGAAGTAAACAAAGCCTACTCCAGACACTAATCTAATCTTCAAAACAAGATAAAtgggacaaaaataaataaaaaaacagaaacaGTAAGAAAACTATTACTCTGTATGAGGAAATAATAGAAATGATTAATTTACCGCAAAACCAGCAAAGGTAAGGCCACTCTCCACCACATCCCTATCCAAGCTTCTGGCTTCGCTAACCTTCAAGCAATAAGAAGATAATTAAACACTTCAAATACAATATAAAAAACAAAGCCTATAAAACTTCCTTAGAGAGAGATAAGGGACAAACTATGTGAAACTCTTCAAGTATAAGAAGTGTCATTGAATTTAAATCCAGTTACTCAGATATTATACATATGTAATTAACAATAATGTAAAGTAGAAAAGTAAAGACATAGCCTTTGGTTAATTCGTGTTTCTACTTGAGATCATTATGCATGTCAAATTAGAAACTCGATTCTATAATCTATATTTTAAACCATTTCCTCCTTAAGGTTAAATTTCTAAATTacgaaaaatgaagaaaaatactaaTTGATGATACGCCAAATGAAGTTTGCTTGAAATTTAACATGCACcatgaagaagatcaaagcatTAAATCCAGAAGTTGGATTGGGCTAAGGAAGAAAAAGAGTCCTGAAAATTCATTAGTTATGATTAATAGCTTCAAGACATAagtttattattaaaaaaaacaaattcttaTCTTATCTGTAATCCAACCAGTCTGATGCATAaactcaaaagtaaaacattttttttgacATTTTAAGTACTGAACTCAATGCGATGGCTCTCAAAAGTCTTCCCTTTTCCAGTCCAATTTAAAATCATCTAGTACCACATAACATGGTATGACCAGTGTGTACATAAGTTATTTCCTTTGAACATGAACCACCAGGACCTATACTATTCAAAGCAATTGAGAAATAACAAATCCAGAGAACTTACTGTCATGTCAGGAAGAGATTTGTAGGCAAGGGCCAGAACACGAGACCCTTGTCGAGTAAATTTCTTGTAAGTTTCAACATAAAATGATGGCACTTCAGTGAGTCTACCCTGAATGGTTTCAGGGGCACcctgaaatgaaaagaaaaattcattgTTAACAGCTATTAATACTGGAGTGAACATCTTTTCTACTGCAAAGATATAGAAAAAGGAGTAATTAGATTGTAATATATTACATAAGAAATAGAACCACTGAAAtgagaaaaaaatggaaactgTACAAAATAGTGAAGCGGGAGTTTGAAGGAAACAGgactaaaaaatatatatcaaacAGACAACCAAAAATAGCAACACCAAGGACAGGTTAAAACCACCAAAGGAGCCTAAGAAACTACTTTCCAAGTTCACATTCAACAGGAAAGGACGGTCACCACACTCATTAGAGACTGAGGCTCGCAGATCTTCCACCTACACCccgacccccccccccccccaataatCTTCAAAAGTTTGATTGTTACTCTGCATCAAAACAACTTATATTGCAGACAACAGCAACCCCAAAAGAACCTTGGCCTTCTtcaaaacccatattatttcaCTTGATAATCACAACATTTGGGATTACCAGCTCGAAATTTCTTCCCAAGATAGTTTCAGCCACAAACTTAAAAGCTAGAAGACAGTGGAGAACAGAGTTACTATTTCCCCCTTTTCCCTTGGTTAAACGCCAACACATTTGTCTCCTCTAGTGTGTCAAATAACCAGTATTGAGCTCTATAAGTGCAGAAATCAAAGTCAACACCTGACTATGAGGGTAGATATAACAAGATATGACAAGAACAAAAATCATACAATTGATTGTGAGGTAACAAGATTGATGAATTAAGATAAATGATACCCTGTCCCAGAACACAAATAAGCAAATTGAGCAGCAATCAAGAACTCTATAATGGCAATCTTAATGCTTATGGTATATGGGTAACATAGATTGCAACGTAGTACTGATGAATGACTGACGAACCTTCACAAAAGCAAAAAATTTCTCTTCAATGCGCACTACAACTGCCATTCTTTTCAAGTAGGAAGCAAAGTGATGTCTCTGAACAATCAGCACAGCATGACCACTTCCCCTGCGTTTTAGTGATGCATACAATAAGAATAACGTAGAAAGAATTACCACTCATAAATATAGACAAAAGCACAGGATTTACTGCCTCATAAAAGAAGAATGAACATTGACCATAATCAAACTTTAGATTAACAAATTATTGATCGCCTATTTATAAGACCACTAATATGTTGGCCCATTTTTCATATTTGAAATAGCAAATATATATCTTAGCACATCACAGACCGCATTTTCACTAGACCAACCTTGTAAATCTAATTTATCCACAACCTCTCATACTGTAACTGGCTTAAGGATAAACATAGCTTGATGttctttttgtccaaaaaattcGACTAAAAAATCAGTGCAAAAGACGAAAACAAGCTTTCCATAAGAAACTAACTGGCTTAAGGATAACTGATTGGATTGGACATTCTAACAAAAATTAGATATCATACCAATGAAAAATTCATACCAAGATGGATCCTGGATTGTACTTTAATCTATGCCCTGCTGAAGGTTTCTTTGGTTAAACAATTTTCTGAAGGATTACCTCACTTTTCAATCTACTTAAAACGTTAACATTGCATTAAATTCAACTTTCCAAAATAATCTATCATCAACAGTCAAGATAACTGTTTAACAACTAACCTATGAGGAAAATATGAgaaaaaaaggttaaaaaataaatatgaaaataaatgattaaaggaTATTATGGATTAGTCCAGAAATGCAAATATAACTGCTGAGTGCTGACATATAGAAATAGACAAAAACAAGAGATTGCAGCTTACTTTTTTGGCATGGCCTTCTCATCAGATTTGAAGGTCCAATCTATTCCTTTAAGGGCAGCCTTTTCAAGAGGATCACCAACCTACATGGAGTTGTGCAGTATCAGTTATTTTccaaacaaatttaaaaaataataccaCCTGTCACCAGACGTTGATAGTACATATAACAGGATACTAAGCCATTTCATTACTGCGGATAAATTTATCTTCACCGAAGTATCTCTTGTTCCATCTTTCAGTCAACGCAGCCATTAGTTTGCTATTCAGGATAAATTGATATTGAGTTCCAACTGACTTGAAAGTTATAAATCCAGTTAACTAAATAAGGCGTTTTCAAGAaatttaaattcatgcatgGGGTGGGAAAACCAAATTAAAGGGAGACTGGATGACCCAGTTGGCAAAACAAAGACAAAATTCCAAAAGGGAATATATTTCGAGATATAATATGTTTGGATAACTCCGGaacaatgttttaaaaaactAGCCTCGGGGCGCACCTAGGGCGCCTTTGAGGCTGGGCGCGAAGGCTAACGCCTCTGTTTTGCTAGAGTGGGTGGAAGGTGTCACCAGAGCCGCCTAGGCGCGCCTCAggggatttttctttttttttttttttttttttttactcccaaacccaaattttgggaAGGGTTTTAACTGCCTCATACCTCTTGCACTATCGTCTCTCTgccttttttctgatttttatttttttatataatggatgtgtgtgctgtctacgtgcattgttatatgtgtgctcattgtgcttttcatcctctatttcatatatatatatatatatatatatataatatataatatatgtatatatatgtgtgtgctcagggtgattattgattaataatcttcttcttttaatataatatatgtgtacgctcagtgtatatattaaaaaatttaggtcacATGAGGCTTCGCCTCACGCCTAGGCTGGGCTATCCCTTGGACGCCTCGCCCACGCCTCACGCCTAGGCTGGGCTATCCCTCGGACGCCTCGCCCACGCCTCAAGCTTTTAATACATTGCTCCAGAAacacaaacccaaaacaaaaaaaggaagagCCTAGATCCCTTTTTATTATTCCTTTTTGTTCACATCAAAAACTAACAAATGCAGTAGAGAAAATCTAGGAAAGGCATTAtagccaaaaaaaaattataagaaaaagacttcaattaaaataaataaaaataaattaggaaaaaGGATGCAGGAGATCCATAACAGGCCAAGAACCCTGAAACAAGGAAGAAAAACACAAGACATACTTTTTCTAACTGACCATTCATTAACAAACTACAAAAAgacttgatttctgaagctccttTATTTTTGCAAGTTCTAAGGAGCAAACATTTCATTATGATTGCAAAGAAGCAGACATCTAATGGTTCTAGATAGGTAGAATTTGTGTGATAGCTTGCATCATCAACAATCATACTGCATCCGACAtaactaaataaaatagaatACAACCTAAAACAGACTGTCTGTTTAGAAGATAACACTAGCATACCAGCTTATTATCCACAAACACCAAGGCATGGCAAGACGCCAAAATCTCTGCTGCGCGCACAGGCACGTTACTCATGTCAGCTTCTAAATCTGTACTGCTAGTTGACCCAACAACTCCACAGAACTCCTGGAGAAGATCACGAGAAAAGCattaaattttttatgaatCCGAGTCAATTTAATGAGCATCATATACTTGATTAATATGGAATACCATATCGTCTGATGTAAGTGTTCCAGTTTTGTCAAAACAGCAGATATCAACCTGCATGGAAAACAGTAAACAAATGCATCAAAATATACTTTGTACAGCACAATAAGACTGCAGTATGTCATATTGGAATACAACTTGGTCAGTACAAGGCTACAAGCAAACAGCGAAAATAAGGTATCAAAGAAGTATGGTTGATGCGTAACCGAACAGAAAAGTATGGGGATGACTACTAATTCTAAAGATACGATCACATTATGTAATTCTCTAGGACACATTTTCTGCTTGACAAGGAGGAAGACAGACGTCAGACTAGAGAAATGAAGTTATCATGAATAAAGCAACTCTATCCAGTTTTATGGTATTAGATGGGTAAAAACTCCTGCTTCATTGTCCCATTGCTTTTATCCTTGGGGCAGACTGTTTAGGGAGAGAACATGTGAGCTGGGAAATTCCAGTTTCATGCAATGCCTTAATGTGTGAGTTACAAATTCATTGGAGGGATAAAGAGGGTCCCCGTGCTGAGTGGCAATTTACAGGGTGGTGTAGTTGGAAATGAATGGGATGAGGAGGTTGATCACTTTGGATGTCAGTATTCTCTGCAGAGTCGATAGATAGTTTGGGCTGCTTTCAATGACTGGAGTGTTTCTGTGTTATAAACTATTACTTTATGaagcatcattgtaaaataaGATCATCTTTATTAGTTGTAGATCAGATAGCTAGATAGCTCCATGGACGGTATTTTTGAAAAAAGCAGCATTATCCAAAGAGCAACCTTTAAACAAGTGtaagaaagaaatatatatatatataaaataaaaattaaaataaaataaaaagacataATTAAAGCTGTCACAACATACCTTTCCAGCAAAAGGAATTCGGAAAGGTTCGGTACAAAATATTCCGCGACGTGCAAGAGCAATCAGAGATGTATTAACAGCTATAGATAATTCCATTGGCAGCTCAGGAGGAATCACAGAAGTAATAATGAGTGAACAACTAAGGAAAAGCTTGTACTTGCTCCTAGTAGGATCCTCGAGCCCCTACATCAAAGACGTCTTGATTGTCAGAAAATAACACTACACAAGCATCAAGCATCAAGCATCACATCTACCTATCAAGGAACCACTTTTACCTTCTTTAGTACATAACCAGCAGCTATCACTGCAAATATGACCAAGAACAAAATGAACAGCCCACTTTCCCAGCTGTTAGCTGTCACCTACAGTAAAATGTATGTACACacattatataaaataaaagtgGAGTAAAAGTCAAACCATAATGTATATAGGTTGAGTAGTCATAGCAAAAATACCCTCTCTGTAGAAAACAAAATTGTACGCATAAGTTTCCCCTGACTTGTTTCAAACCCAGTCCTCAGAACAACAGCCACACAGCCACCATCGGGGGTTTTTAAAGGAAAGCCCTGACTCCAT
This window contains:
- the LOC103416374 gene encoding probable manganese-transporting ATPase PDR2 isoform X1, whose amino-acid sequence is MSRFHVGGKVVDKVDLLKTKSLLWRFDVWPFAILYAIWLTTIVPTIDIVDSGIVFGALVALHILVWLFTVWSVDFKCFVHYSKVNDIHQADACKITPAKFSGSKEIVSLHFRKLQGDSSSSVDIEEIYFDFRKQRYIFSKENDNFCKLPYPTKESFGYYLKCTGHGSEAKVVAATEKWGRNAFEYPQPTFQKLMKENCMQPFFVFQVFCVGLWCLDEYWYYSLFTLFMLFMFESTMAKSQLKTLSELRRVRVDNQTIMVHRCGKWIKLAGTDLLPGDVVSIGRASGPNGEDRAVPADMLLLAGSAIVNEAILTGESTPQWKVSIMARGTEEKLSAKRDKSHVLFGGTKILQHTADKGFPLKTPDGGCVAVVLRTGFETSQGKLMRTILFSTERVTANSWESGLFILFLVIFAVIAAGYVLKKGLEDPTRSKYKLFLSCSLIITSVIPPELPMELSIAVNTSLIALARRGIFCTEPFRIPFAGKVDICCFDKTGTLTSDDMEFCGVVGSTSSTDLEADMSNVPVRAAEILASCHALVFVDNKLVGDPLEKAALKGIDWTFKSDEKAMPKKGSGHAVLIVQRHHFASYLKRMAVVVRIEEKFFAFVKGAPETIQGRLTEVPSFYVETYKKFTRQGSRVLALAYKSLPDMTVSEARSLDRDVVESGLTFAGFAVFNCPIRSDSATILSELKRSSHDLVMITGDQALTACHVASQVHIISKSALILGPKRDGEGYEWISPDETQMIPYNENEVEALSETHDLCIGGDCFEMLLQTSAVIRVIPYVKVYARVAPEQKELILTTFKTVGRITLMCGDGTNDVGALKQSHVGVALLNAVPPTQSGKPPSETSKEPKKSKSALDVAGKSTSVNREVSSKGKATAKLDPTSNPAGNRNLSAAELKRQKLASLQKRLMDEMNEEGDGRSAPIVKLGDASMASPFTAKHASVAPTTDIIRQGRSTLVTTLQMFKILGLNCLATAYVLSVMYLDGVKLGDVQATISGVFTAAFFLFISHARPLPTLSAERPHPNVFCSYVFLSLLGQFAIHLFFLISSVNEAERHMPDECIEPDSDFHPNLVNTVSYMVSMMLQVATFAVNYMGHPFNQSITENKPFLYAIVAAAGFFTVITSDVFRDLNDWLRLVPLPVGLRNKLLLWALLMFVTCYSWEKFLRWAFPGKIPAWKKRQRIAASSLEKKKQL
- the LOC103416374 gene encoding probable manganese-transporting ATPase PDR2 isoform X2 yields the protein MSRFHVGGKVVDKVDLLKTKSLLWRFDVWPFAILYAIWLTTIVPTIDIVDSGIVFGALVALHILVWLFTVWSVDFKCFVHYSKVNDIHQADACKITPAKFSGSKEIVSLHFRKLGDSSSSVDIEEIYFDFRKQRYIFSKENDNFCKLPYPTKESFGYYLKCTGHGSEAKVVAATEKWGRNAFEYPQPTFQKLMKENCMQPFFVFQVFCVGLWCLDEYWYYSLFTLFMLFMFESTMAKSQLKTLSELRRVRVDNQTIMVHRCGKWIKLAGTDLLPGDVVSIGRASGPNGEDRAVPADMLLLAGSAIVNEAILTGESTPQWKVSIMARGTEEKLSAKRDKSHVLFGGTKILQHTADKGFPLKTPDGGCVAVVLRTGFETSQGKLMRTILFSTERVTANSWESGLFILFLVIFAVIAAGYVLKKGLEDPTRSKYKLFLSCSLIITSVIPPELPMELSIAVNTSLIALARRGIFCTEPFRIPFAGKVDICCFDKTGTLTSDDMEFCGVVGSTSSTDLEADMSNVPVRAAEILASCHALVFVDNKLVGDPLEKAALKGIDWTFKSDEKAMPKKGSGHAVLIVQRHHFASYLKRMAVVVRIEEKFFAFVKGAPETIQGRLTEVPSFYVETYKKFTRQGSRVLALAYKSLPDMTVSEARSLDRDVVESGLTFAGFAVFNCPIRSDSATILSELKRSSHDLVMITGDQALTACHVASQVHIISKSALILGPKRDGEGYEWISPDETQMIPYNENEVEALSETHDLCIGGDCFEMLLQTSAVIRVIPYVKVYARVAPEQKELILTTFKTVGRITLMCGDGTNDVGALKQSHVGVALLNAVPPTQSGKPPSETSKEPKKSKSALDVAGKSTSVNREVSSKGKATAKLDPTSNPAGNRNLSAAELKRQKLASLQKRLMDEMNEEGDGRSAPIVKLGDASMASPFTAKHASVAPTTDIIRQGRSTLVTTLQMFKILGLNCLATAYVLSVMYLDGVKLGDVQATISGVFTAAFFLFISHARPLPTLSAERPHPNVFCSYVFLSLLGQFAIHLFFLISSVNEAERHMPDECIEPDSDFHPNLVNTVSYMVSMMLQVATFAVNYMGHPFNQSITENKPFLYAIVAAAGFFTVITSDVFRDLNDWLRLVPLPVGLRNKLLLWALLMFVTCYSWEKFLRWAFPGKIPAWKKRQRIAASSLEKKKQL